One stretch of Paraburkholderia fungorum DNA includes these proteins:
- a CDS encoding gluconokinase translates to MILIAMGVSGAGKSKIGEMLAERLHCAFTDGDAFHSAANKEKMHHGIPLTDEDRWPWLKTIRAAIVEKQKAGETAVFTCSSLKRSYRDVLRDGDKDVCFVYLKGTRAVLEERLTTRTGHFFDPSLLQSQLDTLEEPGSDEAITVSIELTPEEIVDDVLKQVEQR, encoded by the coding sequence ATGATTTTGATCGCAATGGGCGTGTCGGGCGCCGGCAAATCGAAGATTGGCGAAATGCTGGCGGAGCGCCTGCACTGCGCATTCACCGACGGCGACGCGTTTCACAGCGCCGCCAACAAGGAAAAGATGCACCACGGCATTCCTCTCACCGACGAGGACCGTTGGCCGTGGCTGAAAACCATCCGCGCGGCGATTGTGGAAAAGCAGAAGGCGGGCGAGACGGCGGTGTTCACGTGCTCGTCGCTGAAGCGCTCGTATCGCGATGTTCTGCGCGACGGCGACAAGGACGTGTGCTTCGTTTATCTGAAGGGCACCCGGGCTGTGCTCGAAGAGCGTTTGACGACGCGCACCGGGCATTTCTTCGATCCGTCGCTGCTGCAAAGCCAGCTTGATACGCTTGAAGAGCCGGGTTCGGATGAAGCGATCACGGTGAGCATCGAGTTGACGCCCGAAGAGATCGTCGATGACGTGCTCAAGCAGGTCGAACAACGGTGA
- a CDS encoding Glu/Leu/Phe/Val family dehydrogenase: protein MSSQPQAVQSASSLQSVPSYLNSDNLGPWGNYLRQVDRVAPYLGSLSRWLETLKRPKRILIVDVPIELDNGTVAHFEGYRVQHNVSRGPGKGGVRYHQDVTLSEVMALSAWMSVKNAAVNVPYGGAKGGIRVDPRTLSRGELERMTRRYTSEIGIIIGPNTDIPAPDVNTNEQIMAWMMDTYSMNQGQTATGVVTGKPITLGGSLGRREATGRGVFVVGSEAARRVGLDIEGARIAVQGFGNVGGIAARLFQEAGAKVVAVQDHTGSLYKSTGIDARALLEHVAKTGGVGGFPEADAVTNEEFWTVESDILIPAALENQITEKNAGKIKTKIVVEGANGPTTTAADDILHDRGILVIPDVVANAGGVTVSYFEWVQDFSSFFWTEDEINQRLERVMREAFTAVWQVSSEQKVSVRTAAFIVACKRILEARELRGLYP, encoded by the coding sequence ATGTCTTCCCAGCCGCAAGCTGTCCAATCCGCATCATCGTTGCAGTCCGTTCCTTCCTACCTCAATAGCGATAACCTCGGCCCGTGGGGCAACTACCTGCGTCAGGTCGACCGCGTCGCGCCGTACCTCGGCTCGCTGTCACGCTGGCTCGAAACCCTCAAGCGCCCGAAGCGCATTCTGATCGTCGACGTGCCCATCGAGCTCGATAACGGCACCGTCGCGCACTTCGAAGGCTATCGCGTGCAGCACAACGTTTCGCGCGGTCCAGGCAAGGGTGGTGTGCGGTATCACCAGGACGTGACGTTGTCGGAAGTGATGGCGCTGTCCGCGTGGATGTCGGTGAAGAACGCGGCCGTGAACGTGCCGTACGGCGGCGCGAAGGGCGGTATCCGCGTCGATCCGCGCACCTTGTCGCGTGGCGAGCTGGAGCGCATGACGCGCCGCTACACGAGCGAAATCGGCATCATCATCGGACCTAACACCGACATTCCCGCGCCGGACGTGAACACGAACGAGCAGATCATGGCGTGGATGATGGACACGTACTCGATGAACCAGGGGCAGACGGCCACCGGCGTCGTGACCGGCAAGCCGATCACGCTCGGCGGCTCGCTGGGCCGTCGCGAAGCGACCGGCCGTGGCGTGTTCGTGGTGGGCAGCGAAGCGGCACGCCGCGTCGGCCTCGATATCGAAGGCGCACGCATTGCGGTGCAGGGCTTCGGTAACGTCGGCGGGATCGCGGCGCGCCTGTTCCAGGAAGCGGGCGCGAAAGTGGTCGCCGTGCAGGATCACACCGGCTCGCTGTACAAGTCGACCGGCATCGATGCGCGCGCACTGCTCGAACACGTTGCGAAAACGGGCGGCGTGGGCGGTTTCCCCGAAGCGGACGCCGTAACGAACGAAGAATTCTGGACGGTCGAATCGGACATCCTGATCCCGGCCGCGCTGGAAAACCAGATCACCGAGAAAAATGCCGGCAAGATCAAGACGAAGATCGTCGTGGAAGGCGCCAACGGCCCGACCACCACGGCAGCGGACGACATCCTGCACGATCGCGGCATCCTCGTGATCCCGGACGTGGTGGCGAACGCGGGCGGCGTGACGGTTTCGTACTTCGAATGGGTGCAGGATTTCTCGAGCTTCTTCTGGACCGAAGACGAGATCAACCAGCGTCTGGAGCGTGTCATGCGCGAGGCCTTCACCGCGGTGTGGCAAGTGTCGAGCGAGCAGAAAGTCTCGGTGCGGACGGCGGCGTTTATCGTCGCTTGTAAGCGGATTCTGGAAGCGCGCGAACTGCGCGGCCTGTATCCCTGA
- the pyrC gene encoding dihydroorotase, whose protein sequence is MTASNVSLDSLTLARPDDWHLHVRDGEMLAAVLPDTARQFGRAIIMPNLKPPVTTTAMAQAYRERIIAAIPEGAKFEPLMTLYLTDNTPPDEIRRARESGFVHGVKLYPAGATTNSDAGVTDIMKCAKTLEVMQEVGMPLLVHGEVTDSQIDLFDREKVFIDRVMTPLRRAFPALKVVFEHITTKDAVDYIREAGAAPDLLGATITAHHLLYNRNAIFQGGIRPHYYCLPVLKRETHRVALVEAATSGNPRFFLGTDSAPHPKGLKEHACGCAGCYTALHALELYTEAFDKAGALDKLEGFASFFGADFYGLPRNTEQVTLLREEWTLPAELPVGDTPVVPLRGGESIGWRLV, encoded by the coding sequence ATGACTGCTTCCAACGTTTCCCTCGATTCCCTCACGCTCGCCCGTCCGGACGACTGGCACCTGCACGTTCGCGACGGCGAGATGCTCGCCGCCGTGTTGCCGGACACCGCGCGCCAGTTCGGCCGCGCGATCATCATGCCGAATCTGAAGCCGCCGGTGACGACCACCGCGATGGCGCAGGCGTACCGCGAGCGGATCATCGCCGCGATTCCCGAGGGCGCGAAATTCGAGCCGCTGATGACGCTGTACCTGACCGACAACACCCCGCCCGACGAAATCCGCCGCGCGCGTGAGAGCGGTTTCGTGCATGGCGTGAAGCTGTATCCGGCGGGCGCGACGACCAACTCGGACGCGGGCGTCACCGACATCATGAAGTGCGCAAAAACGCTCGAAGTGATGCAGGAAGTGGGCATGCCGCTGCTGGTGCACGGCGAAGTGACGGATTCGCAAATCGATCTGTTCGACCGCGAGAAGGTGTTCATCGACCGCGTGATGACGCCGCTGCGCCGCGCGTTCCCGGCGCTGAAGGTGGTGTTCGAACACATCACGACGAAAGACGCGGTCGACTACATCCGCGAAGCCGGTGCCGCGCCGGACCTGCTGGGCGCGACGATTACCGCGCATCATCTGCTGTACAACCGCAACGCGATTTTCCAGGGCGGCATTCGTCCGCATTACTACTGCCTGCCGGTGTTGAAGCGCGAGACGCATCGCGTGGCGCTGGTCGAGGCGGCGACGTCGGGCAATCCGCGGTTCTTCCTCGGCACCGACAGCGCGCCGCATCCGAAGGGTTTGAAGGAGCACGCTTGCGGCTGCGCGGGCTGCTACACGGCATTGCACGCGCTCGAGCTTTACACCGAAGCGTTCGACAAAGCTGGCGCGCTCGACAAGCTCGAAGGCTTTGCGAGCTTCTTCGGCGCGGATTTCTATGGTCTGCCGCGCAATACCGAGCAGGTCACGCTGCTTCGCGAGGAATGGACGTTGCCCGCTGAGTTGCCGGTGGGCGACACGCCGGTCGTGCCGTTGCGCGGTGGCGAGTCGATTGGTTGGCGGCTGGTTTGA
- the purB gene encoding adenylosuccinate lyase, whose translation MSDTRPDTLFALNALSPLDGRYASKTEALRDWLSESAFMRNRVTVEIHWLIALSRAGFAEVPRFSEASEQFLLQLAERFTAHDAARIKEIERVTNHDVKAVEYWLKESVKGQEELERASEFIHFACTSEDINNTSHGLMLAGAREHVILPALRSVHQRLVALAHAHAEQPMLSRTHGQPASPTTLGKEIANVAARLERAIDRVAKVELLGKMNGAVGNFNAHLSAYPEFDWEAFSREVVEQRLKLTFNPYTIQIEPHDYMAELFDALSRTNTILLDLDRDVWGYISVGYFKQRTKAGEIGSSTMPHKVNPIDFENSEGNLGLANATLRHLADKLPVSRWQRDLTDSTVLRNMGVAFGYSLLAYDSLIRGLDKLEVNAQRLNEDLDNCWEVLAEPVQTVMRRYGIENPYEQLKELTRGKGITREALQTFVTGLAIPQDAKDRLLAMTPGSYIGKAVELAKRIA comes from the coding sequence ATGTCCGACACCCGCCCCGACACCCTGTTCGCGCTCAACGCGCTCTCCCCGCTCGACGGCCGTTACGCGTCGAAAACCGAAGCCCTGCGCGACTGGCTCTCGGAATCCGCTTTCATGCGCAATCGCGTGACGGTTGAAATCCACTGGCTGATCGCACTGTCGCGCGCCGGTTTCGCCGAAGTGCCGCGTTTTTCCGAAGCGTCCGAACAATTCCTGCTGCAACTCGCCGAGCGCTTCACCGCGCACGACGCCGCGCGCATCAAGGAAATCGAACGCGTGACGAATCACGACGTGAAAGCGGTCGAGTACTGGCTGAAGGAATCGGTCAAGGGTCAGGAAGAACTGGAACGCGCGAGCGAGTTCATCCACTTCGCGTGCACGTCGGAAGACATCAACAACACGTCACATGGCCTGATGCTGGCCGGCGCACGCGAGCACGTCATTCTGCCGGCGCTGCGCTCGGTGCATCAGCGCCTCGTCGCATTGGCTCACGCTCACGCCGAACAGCCGATGCTGTCGCGCACGCACGGCCAGCCGGCCAGCCCGACCACACTCGGCAAGGAAATCGCCAACGTCGCCGCGCGCCTCGAGCGCGCGATCGACCGCGTCGCGAAGGTCGAACTGCTCGGCAAAATGAACGGCGCGGTCGGCAACTTCAACGCGCATCTGTCCGCGTATCCCGAGTTCGACTGGGAAGCGTTCTCGCGCGAAGTCGTCGAGCAGCGTCTGAAGCTCACGTTCAATCCGTACACGATCCAGATCGAGCCGCACGACTACATGGCCGAACTGTTCGACGCGCTGTCGCGCACCAACACGATCCTGCTGGATCTGGACCGCGACGTGTGGGGCTACATCTCGGTCGGTTACTTCAAGCAGCGCACGAAGGCCGGCGAAATCGGTTCGTCGACGATGCCGCACAAGGTCAACCCGATCGACTTCGAAAACTCCGAAGGCAACCTGGGTCTGGCGAACGCCACGCTGCGCCATCTCGCCGACAAGCTGCCGGTGTCGCGCTGGCAGCGTGACCTGACCGACTCGACGGTGCTGCGCAACATGGGCGTCGCGTTCGGTTACTCGCTGCTCGCGTACGACTCGCTGATCCGCGGTCTCGACAAGCTCGAAGTGAACGCACAGCGTCTGAACGAAGACCTCGACAACTGCTGGGAAGTGCTGGCCGAGCCGGTGCAAACCGTGATGCGCCGTTACGGCATCGAAAACCCGTACGAGCAGTTGAAAGAACTGACGCGCGGCAAGGGCATCACGCGTGAAGCGCTGCAAACGTTCGTCACGGGTCTCGCGATTCCACAAGACGCGAAGGACCGTTTGCTCGCGATGACGCCGGGTTCGTATATCGGCAAGGCTGTCGAACTGGCGAAGCGGATCGCTTAA
- a CDS encoding amino acid ABC transporter permease has protein sequence MSYHWNWGILLSPVSTGEPTTYLGWLFSGLWVTVTVSLSAWVIALIVGSFFGVLRTVPNKWASGIGTLYVAIFRNIPLIVQFFIWYLVIPELLPVSMGNWFKQLPPGAQFFSSSILCLGLFTAARVCEQVRSGINALPRGQRAAGLAMGFTQWQTYRYVLLPVAYRIIVPPLTSEFLNIFKNSAVASTIGLLDLSAQARQLVDYTSQTYESFIAVTVAYMLINLVVMQLMRWVEARTRLPGYIGGK, from the coding sequence ATGTCATATCACTGGAACTGGGGCATTCTGCTGAGTCCGGTCTCCACCGGCGAGCCGACCACCTATCTGGGCTGGCTGTTTTCAGGCTTGTGGGTGACGGTGACCGTGTCGTTGTCGGCATGGGTCATCGCGCTGATCGTCGGTTCGTTTTTCGGCGTGCTGCGGACGGTGCCGAATAAATGGGCATCCGGCATCGGCACACTTTACGTCGCCATTTTTCGCAACATCCCGCTAATCGTGCAGTTCTTCATCTGGTATCTGGTGATACCGGAGTTGCTGCCTGTATCGATGGGCAACTGGTTCAAGCAACTGCCGCCCGGCGCGCAGTTCTTTTCGTCGTCCATTCTGTGCCTGGGCCTGTTCACCGCCGCGCGCGTGTGCGAGCAGGTGCGCTCGGGCATCAACGCGCTGCCGCGCGGCCAGCGTGCCGCGGGTCTGGCAATGGGCTTTACGCAATGGCAGACGTATCGCTATGTGCTGCTGCCGGTTGCGTACCGGATCATCGTGCCGCCGCTCACGTCCGAGTTTCTGAATATCTTCAAGAACTCGGCGGTCGCGTCGACGATCGGTCTGCTCGATCTGTCCGCGCAGGCGCGTCAGCTGGTCGACTACACGTCGCAGACTTATGAATCATTCATCGCCGTCACGGTCGCGTACATGCTGATCAACCTGGTCGTGATGCAACTGATGCGCTGGGTCGAAGCCAGAACCCGGTTGCCCGGCTATATCGGAGGCAAGTGA
- a CDS encoding DUF3025 domain-containing protein, with translation MLANEAGLPADEDAAKSEFAAIDWSKPWFAQFAARGQRWQQAALTSYAALLAEMNADAAEKRPITGRGQRLAFIAQDDLPPGASYEAHIASTGCVPTRHNLHDFFNGSMWFAFPRVKAALNARQSTAIDVLGIGPTRGGVRDTLTLFDENALLFACADPSLSAALRGFDWQTLLAAGRGAWGSRCEVRCFGHALLEKLIAPFKACTGHAWIVDVPSAYFEWSRAARDAYLDESVSAALLNTDALTSRMFAPLPVLGIPGWWAENESPAFYDDTSVFRTGRRNR, from the coding sequence ATGCTGGCGAACGAGGCGGGGCTTCCAGCGGACGAGGATGCGGCGAAGTCGGAATTTGCCGCCATCGACTGGTCGAAGCCATGGTTCGCGCAGTTTGCCGCAAGAGGTCAGCGCTGGCAGCAGGCGGCGCTGACGAGCTACGCCGCCTTGCTCGCCGAAATGAACGCCGACGCCGCCGAGAAGCGGCCGATCACCGGCCGCGGGCAGCGCCTCGCGTTCATCGCGCAGGACGATCTTCCGCCAGGCGCTTCGTACGAAGCGCATATCGCGTCGACCGGATGCGTGCCGACGCGCCACAACCTGCATGATTTCTTCAATGGTTCGATGTGGTTTGCGTTTCCGCGCGTCAAGGCCGCGTTGAACGCGCGGCAGTCGACGGCGATCGACGTGTTGGGCATCGGCCCGACTCGCGGCGGCGTGCGCGATACGCTGACTTTATTCGACGAAAACGCGTTGCTGTTTGCTTGCGCTGATCCTTCGTTGAGCGCTGCTCTAAGAGGATTCGACTGGCAAACGCTGCTGGCGGCCGGGCGAGGCGCATGGGGCTCGCGTTGCGAAGTGCGATGCTTCGGACACGCGTTGCTGGAAAAACTGATCGCGCCGTTCAAGGCCTGCACGGGACATGCGTGGATCGTCGACGTGCCGTCCGCGTACTTCGAGTGGAGCAGGGCAGCGCGGGACGCCTACCTCGATGAATCGGTCAGCGCGGCGTTGCTGAACACCGACGCACTCACGAGCCGCATGTTCGCGCCGCTTCCTGTGCTCGGCATTCCGGGCTGGTGGGCGGAGAACGAATCGCCCGCGTTTTACGACGATACGTCCGTGTTTCGCACGGGACGGCGTAATCGCTAA
- a CDS encoding LysR family transcriptional regulator has translation MELKWLEDFVSLAETRSFSRSAELRHVTQPAFSRRIQALEAWLGTELIDRSVYPTRLTAAGQVFNEQALAMLSQFHEARALLRGHTATPQATIEFAVPHTLSLTYFPRWLQRIEAQMGPIHTRLRALNVHDAALSLVEGGCDLMMGYHHPSHPVALDPGRYDMLTLGNEPISPFSVPGRAGRPRHTLPGTADAPTPYLSYTPNAYLGRMTEVILANAPERLYLDRLYETDMAEGLKAMALAGHGIAFLPHSAVEDAVADGKLIRLDRATRGTPEGQLTLSMEIRLYRDKLAAKSDDARQILVRQLWDVVSEELGHSTA, from the coding sequence ATGGAACTGAAATGGCTCGAAGACTTCGTTTCGCTCGCGGAAACGCGTAGTTTCAGCCGTTCGGCCGAGCTGCGCCACGTCACGCAACCTGCGTTTTCACGACGGATTCAGGCGCTGGAAGCATGGCTCGGCACCGAGCTGATCGACCGCTCGGTGTATCCGACGCGGCTGACGGCGGCGGGGCAGGTGTTCAACGAGCAGGCGCTTGCAATGCTGTCGCAATTCCACGAAGCGCGCGCTTTGTTGCGCGGACACACGGCGACACCGCAGGCGACGATCGAGTTCGCGGTGCCACACACGCTGTCGCTCACTTACTTCCCGCGCTGGCTACAGCGGATCGAAGCGCAAATGGGCCCGATCCACACGCGGCTGCGCGCGCTGAACGTGCACGACGCGGCTTTGTCGTTAGTGGAAGGCGGCTGCGATCTGATGATGGGCTATCACCATCCGAGTCACCCGGTGGCGCTCGACCCCGGGCGCTACGACATGCTGACGCTCGGCAACGAGCCGATCAGCCCGTTCTCCGTGCCGGGCCGCGCGGGTCGTCCGCGTCATACGTTGCCGGGCACCGCCGATGCGCCCACGCCGTATCTGTCGTACACGCCGAACGCGTATCTCGGGCGCATGACCGAGGTGATCCTCGCGAACGCGCCGGAGCGCCTCTATCTGGATCGGCTGTATGAAACGGACATGGCCGAAGGGCTCAAAGCGATGGCGCTGGCCGGCCACGGCATCGCGTTCCTGCCGCACAGCGCCGTGGAAGACGCCGTCGCCGATGGCAAGCTGATCCGCCTCGATCGAGCGACGCGCGGCACGCCGGAAGGGCAGCTTACGTTGAGCATGGAGATCCGCCTGTACCGTGACAAACTCGCGGCCAAAAGCGACGACGCGCGGCAGATACTCGTACGCCAGTTGTGGGACGTGGTATCCGAAGAGTTAGGGCACAGCACAGCCTGA
- the gltK gene encoding glutamate/aspartate ABC transporter permease GltK: MHHFDWSGIPGALPTLWTGAVVTFKITLIAIVFGIIWGTILAMLRLSSFKPFEWFAKGYVTIFRSIPLVMVLLWFFLIVPQVLQNVLGLSPDIDIRLASAMVAFSLFEAAYYSEIIRAGIQAVPRGQVNAAFALGMSYSQAMRLIVLPQAFRAMVPLLLTQGIVLFQDTSLVYVISLADFFRTATNIGDRDGTNIEMVLFAGACYFVVCVIASSLVKGLQKKVAR; encoded by the coding sequence ATGCATCATTTCGACTGGAGCGGTATTCCGGGCGCACTGCCTACGCTGTGGACCGGCGCTGTCGTCACGTTCAAGATCACGCTGATCGCGATCGTGTTCGGCATCATCTGGGGCACCATTCTCGCGATGCTGCGGCTGTCGTCGTTCAAACCCTTCGAGTGGTTCGCGAAGGGTTATGTGACGATCTTCCGTTCTATCCCGCTGGTGATGGTGCTGCTGTGGTTCTTCCTGATCGTGCCGCAAGTGCTGCAGAACGTGCTCGGGCTGTCGCCGGATATCGACATCCGCCTCGCGTCGGCGATGGTCGCGTTCTCGCTGTTCGAGGCCGCGTATTATTCCGAGATCATTCGTGCGGGCATTCAGGCGGTGCCGCGCGGGCAGGTCAACGCTGCGTTCGCGCTCGGCATGAGCTATTCGCAGGCCATGCGCCTGATCGTATTGCCGCAGGCGTTCCGCGCAATGGTGCCTTTGTTGCTCACACAAGGTATCGTGCTGTTTCAGGATACGTCGCTCGTCTACGTGATCAGCCTCGCCGACTTCTTCCGCACCGCCACGAATATTGGCGATCGTGACGGTACGAACATCGAAATGGTACTGTTCGCGGGCGCGTGTTATTTCGTGGTCTGCGTGATCGCGTCGAGCCTCGTCAAAGGTCTTCAGAAAAAGGTCGCAAGATGA
- a CDS encoding glutamate/aspartate ABC transporter substrate-binding protein — protein sequence MKVKKAALLLATLGLFTVGAQAQDAGTLKKIKDTGVISLGHRESSIPFSYYDDKQNVIGYSQEYALAVVEAVKQKLNMPNLKVKLTPVTSQNRIPLVQNGTVDIECGSTTNNLERQQQAAFTNTIFVIGTRMMTKKDSGIKDWADLKGKTVVTTAGTTSERLLRKMNQEKSMGMNIISAKDHGESFLTLSTGRAAAFMMDDALLAGERAKSNNPGDFVIVGAPQSREAYGCMLRKNDPEFKKVADDAIAKVQTSGQADAIYKKWFESPIPPKGLNLNFPQSDDMKALFKNPNDKAID from the coding sequence ATGAAGGTTAAAAAAGCTGCGCTGCTGCTCGCGACACTCGGTCTGTTTACCGTTGGCGCGCAAGCGCAGGACGCCGGCACACTGAAAAAGATCAAGGACACGGGCGTCATTTCGCTGGGCCATCGCGAATCGTCGATTCCGTTCTCGTATTACGACGACAAACAGAATGTAATCGGCTATTCGCAGGAGTACGCGCTGGCCGTGGTCGAGGCAGTGAAGCAGAAGCTGAACATGCCTAACCTGAAGGTGAAGCTCACGCCGGTCACGTCGCAAAACCGTATTCCGCTGGTGCAGAACGGCACGGTCGACATCGAGTGCGGTTCGACCACGAACAACCTCGAGCGCCAGCAACAGGCTGCGTTCACGAACACGATTTTCGTGATCGGCACGCGCATGATGACCAAGAAAGACTCCGGCATCAAAGACTGGGCCGACCTGAAGGGCAAGACGGTCGTGACGACCGCCGGCACCACGTCCGAGCGCCTGCTTCGCAAGATGAATCAGGAAAAGAGCATGGGCATGAACATCATCAGCGCGAAGGACCATGGCGAGTCGTTCCTGACCTTGTCCACGGGCCGTGCCGCTGCGTTCATGATGGACGACGCATTGCTCGCGGGCGAGCGCGCGAAGTCGAACAATCCGGGCGATTTCGTGATCGTCGGCGCGCCGCAATCGCGTGAAGCGTACGGCTGCATGCTGCGCAAGAACGATCCGGAATTCAAGAAGGTCGCCGACGACGCGATCGCCAAGGTCCAGACCTCGGGCCAGGCCGATGCGATCTACAAGAAGTGGTTCGAATCGCCGATTCCGCCGAAGGGTTTGAACCTGAACTTCCCGCAAAGCGACGACATGAAGGCGCTGTTCAAGAATCCGAACGACAAGGCAATCGACTAA
- a CDS encoding amino acid ABC transporter ATP-binding protein, translated as MISIKNVSKWYGQFQVLTDCTTEVKKGEVVVVCGPSGSGKSTLIKTVNGLEPFQKGEIVINGQSLTDKKTNLSKLRSKVGMVFQHFELFPHLSIVQNLTLAQVKVLGRSNDEATAKGLKLLDRVGLRAHADKFPGQLSGGQQQRVAIARALSMDPIAMLFDEPTSALDPEMINEVLDVMVELAQEGMTMMCVTHEMGFAKKVAHRVIFMDKGLIVEDDRKEDFFANPKSDRAKDFLAKILH; from the coding sequence ATGATCTCCATCAAAAATGTTTCGAAGTGGTACGGCCAGTTTCAGGTGCTGACCGACTGCACGACGGAAGTCAAAAAAGGTGAAGTGGTGGTGGTGTGCGGGCCGTCGGGCTCGGGCAAATCCACGCTGATCAAAACCGTCAACGGCCTGGAGCCGTTCCAGAAGGGCGAAATCGTTATCAACGGCCAGTCGCTGACGGACAAGAAAACCAATCTGTCGAAGCTGCGTTCGAAGGTCGGTATGGTGTTCCAGCACTTCGAGCTGTTCCCGCATCTGTCGATCGTGCAGAACCTCACGCTCGCGCAGGTGAAGGTGCTCGGCCGTTCGAACGACGAAGCCACCGCGAAGGGACTGAAGCTGCTTGATCGCGTGGGCCTGCGTGCGCATGCGGACAAATTTCCGGGGCAGTTGTCGGGTGGTCAGCAGCAGCGTGTGGCGATTGCGCGCGCGTTGTCGATGGACCCGATCGCGATGCTGTTCGACGAACCCACGTCGGCGCTCGATCCGGAAATGATCAACGAAGTGCTCGATGTGATGGTCGAACTCGCGCAGGAAGGCATGACCATGATGTGCGTCACGCACGAAATGGGCTTTGCGAAGAAGGTCGCGCATCGCGTGATCTTCATGGACAAGGGCTTGATCGTCGAAGACGACCGCAAGGAAGATTTCTTCGCGAACCCGAAGTCGGATCGCGCGAAGGATTTTCTGGCGAAGATCCTGCACTGA
- a CDS encoding class II glutamine amidotransferase, translating into MCQLLGMNCAAPTDVTFSFTGFAARGGVTDHHADGWGIAFFEDKACRLFIDHQSSATSPIAEMVKRYPIKSKNTIAHIRKATQGHILLENCHPFMRELWGRHWIFAHNGDLKEYAPELTGVYQPVGTTDSELAFCALLEGLRKAFPGAQQPPLAELFAALETITRDITQFGVFNFLMSNGQALFAHCSTHLHYIVRRWPFSTAHLVDADVSIDFAKYTTPEDRVAVIATKPLTDNEVWTAFEPGDLMMFQHGEVIDRVNVPVPASVLEKLRNPALDASASATTIAASITPTVSETDTLAANEIDIEAADDTAAFES; encoded by the coding sequence ATGTGCCAACTCCTCGGAATGAACTGCGCCGCGCCGACGGACGTCACGTTCTCTTTCACCGGCTTTGCGGCGCGTGGCGGCGTCACCGATCACCATGCCGACGGCTGGGGTATCGCCTTCTTCGAAGACAAAGCGTGCCGTTTGTTCATCGACCATCAATCGTCGGCCACGTCGCCGATCGCCGAGATGGTCAAGCGTTATCCGATCAAATCGAAGAACACGATCGCGCATATCCGCAAGGCGACGCAGGGGCATATCCTGCTCGAAAACTGCCATCCGTTCATGCGCGAATTGTGGGGACGTCACTGGATTTTCGCGCACAACGGCGATCTGAAAGAGTACGCGCCTGAACTGACCGGCGTGTATCAGCCGGTCGGCACGACCGACAGCGAACTCGCTTTCTGCGCGCTGCTGGAAGGCTTGCGCAAGGCTTTTCCGGGGGCGCAGCAGCCGCCGCTCGCCGAACTATTCGCCGCGCTCGAAACGATCACGCGCGACATCACACAGTTCGGCGTGTTCAATTTTCTGATGTCGAATGGCCAGGCGCTGTTCGCGCATTGCTCGACGCATCTGCATTACATCGTGCGGCGCTGGCCGTTTTCAACCGCGCATCTGGTCGATGCAGATGTATCGATCGATTTCGCCAAATACACGACGCCGGAAGACCGCGTCGCAGTGATTGCGACCAAGCCACTGACCGACAACGAAGTGTGGACCGCGTTCGAACCGGGCGATCTGATGATGTTCCAGCACGGCGAAGTGATCGACCGTGTGAATGTGCCGGTGCCGGCGTCGGTGCTGGAAAAGCTGCGCAATCCGGCGCTGGATGCATCCGCGTCGGCCACGACGATTGCGGCATCGATCACGCCGACAGTGTCCGAAACAGACACGCTGGCGGCCAATGAAATCGACATCGAAGCCGCAGACGATACCGCCGCGTTCGAATCCTGA